The genome window ACACTCTTATTAATACAAATACCAAGAATTCGTCAATAGCGAGTCTCTGAGCTCCCCTTTAAACTTCGAACCAACGGGTCTCCTACTTGCAGCCAATCGAGCCGACTTCGAAAGAAACGACCAACAATGGATACCCAGCTTGTACGCTGTATAATCACTTCATGGGTAATAATGTCGTTCATCACGTGCTGTGAGTACCACTGTGTCTGTAGTATCTTGACTCCATTCAGTCTAACCTCTCAGTAATCCATCCCATCACGAACCCGGATAATTCAGATCCCTCCAATTTATCGATTCTCTTGGAAGGCATTTTCATTTTGAATTCGTCTCTCCTGCTTACCTACCGGGGTAGGTATCTCGAGTTCATCAGGGGCAATATTCAATTTTTGCTTGCTTAGCTAGCATGGCTAGGGAATCGTCTTCAGGCGCGAATCAGGGGGCCAAGGGTACTTCGGTTCTTCTGACAATGAGAGAAAGAATAATAAGCGAAAGACATCAAAGTAGGGGAGTTTAGCATATACCTTAGGTATGCATCAGCGAATTCTTCTAAAATTTGAGCGACATACTCTAGCTGGAGTCTCTGAATTCAAAGGAAGCAATGAAGTTTTTCTTTAGAGACACTGTAGAAAAACGCAATTTATTAGAGCCTCTTCGGATTCCATGTGGGTAAGCCAACGTCGGCAGAATAGAGGCACAGGAGAATACAGGATATAGAGTTAGCCCCCATATCATGAAGCTACCTGCCCATCCCCTGTCCAGCTCTGCAACAAGTCCGCAAGAGTCGAAATAATCGGTGACAAGTAGTCCATTTTTTAATGGTATATATCTTGATACCAGGCTCTGGTGTGACGTTGCCCAATGAAAATGGTCTAGTTAGGTGTGCAGTTTGGGGGAGTCACTTGAAACATTGCTCTGCCACAAgaattatattagatttcTGTGCAAGGGAACAATGTCACCGTATCGCCTCACCATGCGCCAATTCAACGTCCAGGTGAATTCGCTTACTCCATGTTCCAGTGGCAGTTCTCAAGGCATAAACGAGATTTATTGGTTGTTCTTGCAGTGGCAGGCAATGAACAGTTGACACTGTCCTCTCATCTCTGTGACGCACAACCACTGGCAGTGGTTACACTACATTGTGATCCGAGCATTCATGTATTTACTTCTTCGATATGGGTTCATCAACTTGTTTCCCTTCTTTCATCCTCACCTTCAAAACTTTCTAACCTTCAAAACTATCAAGGCTCGTGCGAAATACAACAGCATCATTCACCATGAGCATCACCGCTTGGACCGACGAGGATGTCCGAGCATCCCTTGTCCCTCAGAAAGAGTTCCCTACCTGCTCCTATCGTCGAGGAACTCGACTGGGCCGAGGTGCATATGCCAACGTCTACAAGGTACTCAACGTCAAAACCGGCGGCCTGTTCGCCGGCAAGGTCTCTCCTGAGTACGCCGATCACCTACGAAAGGAAGCCAGAAACTTGACTAGACTGAACCACGTGAGTCTTTCCGTACTATAGTATTGAATCTCATTACTGACCATATATTTATGTAGTCCCAGATTGTCAAGTTCATCGACTACTGTGAGGACAAGCACAACCCAGCCGCCAGCGTCCTCGTCATGGAGCTCTGTGCTGGGGGCAGTCTTCAAGACAAAATTCATGACAACCCTGCAGGTctcaaaggcaaagacaCCTTGCAAGTCATGCTCCAGGTTGGGCAAGCCGTCGAGTATCTTCATGGGAAAGGACTCTTCCATGGAGATATCAAACCACGCAACATCATCATACGATCCTGGTCTCCTGTCGATGTTGTCGTCGGCGACTGCGCAGAAGTCATGAAGGTCGAGCATATTGACCGGCACAAACGACCTCACGGAACCCGCTCCTACTGGTCGCCTTACATCGAGAAGTACTGGAGACACTCCGGTAAGAGCGATGACATTTGGGCGCTCGGAATCTCACTTCTCGGAATGATGGCCCAGTGGCCTTGTTATCTTGTGAAGCAGGAGAAACTCTATCCGCGAAAGTGCGTCACCCACGCACAAATCTTGAACACGCTAAATCCTGGCAATGACTTAGTCAAGATCCTGTTACGGCTACTTGAATGGGATCACGAGAAGCGAATCACCGCTTCTGAGCTGGTGAGGCTGACGGCTGAGCGTCTAGAGGCTCGCCCCAATTTTGTCGAGGAGCTGAAGTCTCCCGAGGGCTTCCAGCCTTTGGTGTTCTGGTAGAGAAAACTGTCTTGTCTTTTGGGGGTTTATCTGTCGCCGAGTTGAATCAAGAGTTCATGGATGGGAAATGTTGGAGTGACATGGCAGAGATTGAATATGGACAGAGAAAGGCGAATGTAACTACGGAGTAGTACAGGATGGGACTTGTATAGCAATATGTTCTCGTACTTTAAGTGATATCTCAACTCAATAAAGTCATTGATATTGAAGTTACTGATTTGAGTGTAGTGTTTGTGATAGCGACGAGTTGTTAGCTGAAGTCGTTTCAGTTCCTCATGAAGCATTATCGGCATCAGAACTATGAGCCGTATGTAAGTCGACCCTTGTCACGGCTATCTGTATGGAGGTCCATGTCGTACTATGGTACTTTTACGACTGGTAGTAGAACGCTCCGGTCTCGCtatgctgaagaagagcggGCAGCAAGGGATAGAAGGGCTTATTGTCGGAACAAACCCGATGCATTCTACAGCATCAAGTGCCAGAACACAACCTCGCATCGAGTTATCGAGCCAATCCTAATAAACCAATTTCAGTGCTCATCATTGGAGCTAATGACGCGATTAGTAGGAGAATTAACCCCCCACAAAAGTTATTAGTCATCACTTATCGCTCCCGG of Fusarium oxysporum Fo47 chromosome I, complete sequence contains these proteins:
- a CDS encoding kinase-like domain-containing protein, which codes for MSITAWTDEDVRASLVPQKEFPTCSYRRGTRLGRGAYANVYKVLNVKTGGLFAGKVSPEYADHLRKEARNLTRLNHSQIVKFIDYCEDKHNPAASVLVMELCAGGSLQDKIHDNPAGLKGKDTLQVMLQVGQAVEYLHGKGLFHGDIKPRNIIIRSWSPVDVVVGDCAEVMKVEHIDRHKRPHGTRSYWSPYIEKYWRHSGKSDDIWALGISLLGMMAQWPCYLVKQEKLYPRKCVTHAQILNTLNPGNDLVKILLRLLEWDHEKRITASELVRLTAERLEARPNFVEELKSPEGFQPLVFW